A stretch of the Mesorhizobium sp. Pch-S genome encodes the following:
- a CDS encoding SIS domain-containing protein — translation MSNLNDYLVRSAAAITAMVERDLTAEMQRATDAVVTALSSGKALLICGNGGSASDAIHIAGELVGRFLKERKAYNVIALPANAAVLTAWGNDYGFDTVFSRQVEAHGAEGAVLLAISTSGNSPSILAAAEQARAMGMTVIGMTGDTGGKLKPLCDMLLNVPSGSTPIIQQGHICLYHYLCEEVEQRLSNGPTA, via the coding sequence ATGTCCAACCTGAATGACTACCTTGTCCGCTCGGCGGCCGCGATCACAGCCATGGTCGAACGTGACCTGACGGCCGAAATGCAGCGCGCGACCGACGCAGTCGTAACGGCATTGTCTTCGGGCAAGGCCTTGCTGATCTGCGGCAATGGAGGATCGGCGAGCGATGCCATCCACATCGCCGGCGAACTGGTTGGCCGCTTCCTGAAAGAGCGCAAGGCCTACAACGTCATAGCATTGCCCGCCAATGCGGCCGTGCTGACCGCCTGGGGCAATGACTACGGCTTCGACACCGTGTTTTCGCGGCAGGTGGAAGCGCATGGCGCCGAGGGCGCCGTCTTGCTGGCCATTTCGACCAGCGGCAATTCCCCCTCGATCCTTGCTGCTGCGGAACAGGCGCGCGCCATGGGCATGACGGTGATCGGCATGACCGGCGATACCGGCGGCAAGCTGAAGCCGTTGTGCGATATGCTGCTCAATGTGCCGTCCGGTTCCACACCGATCATCCAGCAGGGCCATATCTGCCTCTACCATTATCTCTGCGAAGAGGTGGAACAGCGGCTGAGCAACGGCCCCACTGCCTGA
- a CDS encoding HAD family hydrolase gives MAETSAPYPLDEPGLWVERVGDKVFQDGGPALFLDRDGTINVDTGYPSDPEQVVLRDAILPVIQAANRAGWPVVIVTNQSGIARGYFGWDVFAAVNGRVLTLLREKGCFVDMVLACAYHEAGKGGFGVGDHPMRKPNPGMLLKAAEMLGTDLGGSVMIGDKDADTEAGRRAGLSRLFLAREASVAAEQAAAVEIQAISGI, from the coding sequence ATGGCCGAAACGAGCGCTCCGTACCCGCTCGATGAGCCGGGGCTTTGGGTGGAGCGGGTTGGCGACAAGGTCTTTCAGGACGGAGGCCCGGCGCTGTTCCTCGACCGGGATGGCACCATCAATGTCGACACCGGCTATCCGAGCGACCCGGAGCAGGTGGTGTTGCGCGACGCGATCCTCCCGGTCATCCAGGCGGCCAACCGGGCCGGTTGGCCGGTGGTGATCGTCACCAATCAGTCCGGTATCGCGCGCGGATATTTCGGATGGGACGTTTTTGCCGCCGTCAACGGCCGTGTCCTGACGCTCCTGCGTGAGAAGGGCTGTTTCGTCGACATGGTGCTCGCCTGCGCCTACCACGAAGCAGGAAAGGGTGGGTTCGGGGTGGGCGATCATCCGATGCGCAAACCCAACCCCGGCATGCTGCTGAAAGCAGCCGAGATGTTGGGAACCGATCTTGGGGGATCGGTCATGATCGGCGACAAGGATGCCGATACCGAGGCCGGGCGCCGGGCAGGGCTGTCGCGATTGTTCCTAGCAAGAGAGGCGAGTGTCGCGGCTGAGCAGGCGGCGGCCGTAGAAATCCAGGCTATTTCCGGGATTTGA
- the trxB gene encoding thioredoxin-disulfide reductase — MTVKHAPVLIIGSGPAGYTAAIYAARAMLKPVLVAGLQQGGQLMITTDVENYPGFADPVQGPWLMSEMQKQAEHVGTEIINDIITEVDLDVRPFVAKGDSGTTYTADALIIATGAQAKWLGIPSEQTFMGFGVSACATCDGFFYRGKDVAVIGGGNSAVEEALYLSNLAKTVTVIHRRSEFRSERILRERLMKKDNVRVIWDTVVDEITGRPGKTPLPPSVEGLTLRNVATGQESQLKIDGVFVAIGHAPAVELFTGKLKQKSNGYLWTAPDSTRTDVPGVFAAGDVTDDIYRQAVTAAGMGCMAALEAEKYLAGIEVHREAAE, encoded by the coding sequence ATGACCGTCAAGCACGCGCCCGTCCTCATCATCGGCTCCGGCCCGGCCGGTTATACGGCCGCTATCTATGCCGCCCGTGCCATGCTGAAGCCGGTGCTGGTAGCCGGCCTCCAGCAGGGCGGCCAGCTGATGATCACCACGGACGTCGAAAATTACCCAGGTTTCGCCGACCCGGTGCAGGGCCCGTGGCTGATGAGCGAGATGCAGAAGCAGGCAGAACATGTCGGCACGGAAATCATCAACGACATCATCACCGAGGTTGATCTCGACGTTCGCCCATTCGTGGCAAAGGGCGATTCCGGAACCACCTATACGGCCGACGCGCTGATCATCGCCACCGGCGCGCAGGCGAAATGGCTGGGCATTCCTTCGGAGCAGACCTTCATGGGCTTCGGCGTTTCGGCCTGCGCCACCTGCGACGGGTTCTTCTATCGCGGCAAGGATGTCGCGGTGATCGGCGGCGGGAACTCAGCGGTCGAGGAGGCGCTCTATCTCTCCAATCTGGCCAAGACGGTCACCGTCATCCATCGCCGCAGCGAGTTCAGGTCCGAACGCATCCTGCGCGAACGGCTGATGAAGAAGGACAATGTCCGCGTCATCTGGGACACCGTGGTCGACGAGATCACCGGGCGTCCGGGCAAGACGCCGTTGCCGCCATCCGTAGAAGGGCTGACGTTGCGCAATGTGGCGACCGGACAGGAAAGCCAGTTGAAAATCGACGGCGTGTTCGTGGCGATCGGCCATGCACCGGCCGTGGAGTTGTTCACCGGCAAGCTCAAGCAGAAGTCGAACGGCTATCTGTGGACCGCGCCGGATTCGACGCGCACGGACGTGCCGGGCGTGTTCGCAGCCGGTGACGTGACGGACGATATCTATCGCCAGGCGGTGACGGCGGCGGGCATGGGCTGCATGGCGGCGCTCGAAGCGGAAAAATATCTCGCTGGGATAGAGGTGCATCGGGAAGCGGCCGAATAA
- a CDS encoding glycosyltransferase family 2 protein, translating into MSQFNTPVSALIICRNEVDMIADCLESVDFCAEIVVVDSGSTDGTLECIQQFITRGYPIRLLHNDWPGFARQRLFALERASQPWCLCIEADERADAELKQSIVEITQSGKTDIDGWYVRRRDYLKGYGYAHRWVAHNRIFRLFRRDRATMDVAQRVHESFKVPGKTAIIEKGMLLHRRATSLTDELKRTNSYSSLKVEAQVEQGAKPSMSRLMFSPWINFLKFYVGKRYFLCGRHGYVHSAMVFLYSYVTEAKLFEERDERRADQANLKSRK; encoded by the coding sequence ATGTCTCAGTTCAACACGCCCGTCTCCGCACTGATCATCTGCAGGAACGAAGTCGACATGATTGCCGACTGCCTGGAGAGCGTCGACTTCTGCGCCGAGATCGTGGTTGTGGATTCGGGCTCGACGGACGGCACCCTGGAATGCATCCAGCAATTCATCACCAGGGGCTATCCAATCCGCCTCCTGCACAATGACTGGCCGGGCTTCGCCAGGCAGCGGCTTTTTGCCCTGGAACGAGCCTCCCAGCCCTGGTGCCTCTGCATCGAGGCCGATGAGCGCGCCGATGCCGAATTGAAGCAGTCCATCGTCGAAATCACGCAATCAGGCAAAACTGATATCGACGGCTGGTACGTCCGCCGCCGCGACTATCTGAAAGGCTATGGTTATGCCCACCGCTGGGTGGCACATAACCGCATCTTCCGCCTTTTCCGCCGCGACAGGGCGACGATGGATGTTGCGCAGCGCGTGCATGAATCCTTCAAGGTGCCGGGCAAGACTGCGATCATCGAGAAAGGCATGTTGCTGCACCGACGCGCGACGTCACTGACCGACGAACTGAAACGTACGAATTCCTATTCATCGCTCAAGGTCGAAGCCCAGGTTGAACAAGGCGCGAAGCCGAGCATGTCGCGGCTCATGTTCTCGCCCTGGATCAATTTCCTCAAATTCTACGTCGGCAAGCGCTACTTCCTGTGCGGCCGACACGGCTACGTCCACTCGGCGATGGTTTTCCTCTATTCTTATGTGACCGAGGCGAAGCTGTTCGAGGAACGCGACGAACGCCGCGCCGATCAAGCGAACCTCAAATCCCGGAAATAG
- a CDS encoding Lrp/AsnC family transcriptional regulator — MPIKADLDAIDWKILRELQRDGRMTNVELSRRVGISAPPCLRRVKRLEETGIIRGYRALLNAPALGMDVVAFCLIGLHHQADAELKAFAERTRSWPIVRDAWMVSGESDFLLHCVTRDLATFQSFVIEELTSTPNVDTVRTALTIRQVKDEGLVEINALNQTQ; from the coding sequence ATGCCGATAAAGGCCGATCTCGACGCCATTGACTGGAAGATACTGCGCGAACTGCAGCGCGATGGCCGTATGACGAATGTCGAGCTGTCACGTCGCGTCGGCATTTCCGCGCCACCCTGCCTGCGCCGCGTCAAACGGCTCGAGGAAACCGGTATCATCCGTGGCTATCGTGCCCTGCTCAATGCGCCGGCACTTGGCATGGACGTGGTAGCGTTCTGCCTGATCGGCCTGCATCACCAGGCCGACGCGGAACTGAAAGCCTTCGCCGAGCGCACCCGCAGCTGGCCGATCGTGCGCGATGCCTGGATGGTATCGGGCGAGTCCGACTTTCTGCTGCATTGCGTGACCAGGGATCTGGCGACATTCCAGAGTTTCGTCATCGAAGAACTGACTTCCACGCCGAATGTCGATACGGTGCGCACCGCCTTGACCATCCGTCAGGTGAAAGATGAAGGCCTAGTCGAAATCAACGCCTTGAACCAAACGCAGTAA